The Cyprinus carpio isolate SPL01 chromosome A9, ASM1834038v1, whole genome shotgun sequence genome window below encodes:
- the LOC109058671 gene encoding probable G-protein coupled receptor 82, with product MPVKHISDCIWRATGNLFFPEISMANDSYSKSYLCQASTTKIVLPIIYTIMCITGLPGNAISLWVFIRKIAVKTSTHIYLINLGISNLLLCLTMPFQAIYYSLGTKWHQHDTMCKIAINGLTPVIHINICIGVMILSWVALSRFTSLIQHSHADRPSRWLKVLPGAFLCRKRQVKLAYALCLVTWAIVTIAVISFVVLYSIREARSVEDSDEVCYSVPVEVGGEGSHVFTLVAVSLFFVFFLLVLCAYMAVIRHIWRSRRSTVILDSQRVYARVFRNIVVIMVVLVVCLLPHHIYKAIFVHIVNEQSWSASQKTKDACHPLSMYVEVKSILLCLAALRCSTDPIMYFLLDKMFRKHALSLLRLRATNDSQSSKSNVGQLSQATSGYL from the exons ATGCCTGTTAAACATATCAGTGACTGCATTTGGAGAG CTACTGGGAATCTATTTTTTCCTGAGATCTCAATGGCAAACGATTCATATTCTAAATCTTACCTGTGCCAAGCTTCCACTACAAAGATAGTTCTGCCCATTATCTACACCATTATGTGTATCACTGGCCTGCCAGGGAATGCCATTTCTCTCTGGGTGTTCATACGCAAAATTGCTGTCAAAACGTCCACTCACATCTACCTGATAAATCTAGGGATCTCAAACTTGCTGCTCTGCCTCACCATGCCATTCCAGGCCATATACTACTCACTTGGGACCAAATGGCACCAGCACGACACCATGTGCAAAATAGCAATAAATGGTCTAACTCCAGTGATCCACATCAACATCTGCATTGGCGTGATGATATTGAGCTGGGTGGCGCTCAGTCGCTTCACTTCATTGATTCAACACTCCCATGCTGACCGTCCAAGCCGGTGGCTCAAAGTTCTACCAGGTGCCTTCCTCTGTCGAAAACGACAAGTGAAATTGGCCTATGCTCTGTGCCTGGTCACCTGGGCAATCGTAACCATAGCGGTCATTTCCTTTGTGGTGCTGTACTCGATCAGGGAGGCTAGGAGTGTGGAGGACAGCGATGAAGTGTGCTACAGCGTACCAGTGGAGGTTGGCGGGGAAGGATCTCATGTCTTCACGTTAGTGGCCGTTTCACTGTTCTTTGTCTTCTTCCTGTTGGTCTTATGCGCTTACATGGCAGTGATCAGGCACATCTGGAGGTCCAGAAGAAGCACGGTCATCTTAGACAGCCAGCGAGTCTATGCAAGAGTGTTTCGGAATATTGTTGTCATTATGGTGGTGCTGGTGGTCTGTCTCCTGCCGCACCACATTTATAAAGCCATCTTCGTTCATATTGTCAATGAGCAGTCTTGGTCTGCATCACAAAAGACAAAAGACGCTTGCCATCCACTATCCATGTATGTGGAGGTGAAAAGTATCCTGCTATGTTTAGCAGCTCTGCGATGTAGCACAGACCCCATCATGTACTTCCTGCTGGACAAAATGTTTCGTAAACATGCGCTTAGCCTGCTGAGATTACGTGCTACAAATGACAGTCAGTCATCAAAGTCTAATGTGGGACAGTTATCTCAGGCAACAAGTGGGTATCTTTAG
- the gpr82 gene encoding probable G-protein coupled receptor 82: MSVQGDFTIYSSGVNDTGSNQSTCKIKPEESHETILPWLYLALAVLGLPTNGIVLVDLWRSERTPTIIFTLNIIISDLLMCCSFFFRIAYYKENINWQSGSPACNSAELIIFSCFYINLYCNICFLLWTSINRYTTVVKPGYALFQVFKHTRSCWILCFSTWLIVTTVVGASMEVKMRLKINGTCFDQVVNNYVFYQDQFNTIHCLGVSAFFFILCLMLVSYSLLVFHLQKVRGGSLVGAGYGPGGGLKVRRKILASVIVFVLCFLPYHVQRINLLISEHENCQVEYRIKICTIFIAALSCCLHPVLQLVFRLRCCRAKRNNRAKPKPDNSKSLDTPQIHTLNVTEHIEETKTNLTELSHKPT; the protein is encoded by the exons ATGTCTGTGCAAGGGGACTTCACAATCTATTCCTCAGGAGTCAATGATACAGGCAGTAATCAAAG CACATGCAAGATAAAACCTGAAGAAAGCCACGAAACCATCTTGCCTTGGCTCTATCTCGCTTTGGCTGTCCTGGGCCTTCCAACCAATGGAATAGTCTTGGTGGATCTTTGGAGATCAGAGAGGACACCCACTATCATCTTCACTTTGAACATAATCATATCAGACCTGCTGATGTGCTgcagttttttcttcagaatagCCTACTACAAAGAAAACATCAATTGGCAATCTGGAAGTCCAGCATGCAATTCAGCAGAGCTGATCATTTTCTCTTGCTTCTACATAAACCTCTATTGCAACATATGCTTTCTTTTGTGGACCAGCATTAATCGCTATACCACAGTGGTAAAACCAGGCTACGCCTTATTTCAGGTCTTTAAACACACCCGGTCTTGTTGGATCCTCTGCTTTTCAACCTGGTTGATTGTCACCACAGTTGTGGGCGCTAGTATGGAGGTTAAAATGAGGCTAAAAATTAACGGGACCTGCTTTGACCAAGTTGTCAATAATTATGTTTTCTATCAAGATCAGTTCAATACTATCCACTGCTTAGGTGTGTCAGCATTCTTCTTCATTTTGTGCTTGATGTTGGTCAGCTATAGCCTGCTGGTCTTCCATCTGCAGAAAGTAAGGGGAGGAAGTCTAGTCGGTGCTGGATATGGGCCCGGAGGAGGTCTAAAGGTTCGCAGGAAGATCCTGGCATCGGTCATAGTCTTTGTACTCTGCTTCCTACCCTACCACGTGCAAAGGATCAACTTATTAATCTCAGAGCATGAAAACTGTCAGGTAGAGTACAGGATTAAAATATGCACCATCTTCATTGCAGCTCTCAGCTGTTGCCTGCATCCCGTCCTCCAGCTGGTGTTCCGTTTGCGCTGCTGTCGGGCCAAACGCAACAACAGGGCCAAACCCAAACCTGACAACTCCAAGAGCCTGGACACACCTCAGATACATACTTTAAATGTGACAGAACACattgaagaaacaaaaacaaatttaactgaactaaGCCACAAACCAACATAG
- the gpr34b gene encoding probable G-protein coupled receptor 34b gives MTKNNTQFFPTASPNTTSKIPQPTCQTDNTSLQVPLAIFYSLFFLFGLSGNLLALWVFLRVHPKKNSVRIFLINLALADLLLVICLPFRVIYHSNNDRWVLPSLLCTMVGIIFYMNMYISIVLLGFISVDRYLKVQRSSCRRVFLQSRWSVLLCNVIWAVAFVCGICFIVLDTEHGESQQCFQYKHLYESKWKAYFNFAIVGMFWLVYGALVISYGRIGMKLLSASKEKPDFPNAAKYNKTAWKSFFVLFLFTICFVPYHSVRIFYIMSQIANTSCEWISVLDKTNEEVLLLSAFNSCLDPVMYFLFCSSIRKVILRIICNRFRQQNIRGLNSSSNTPQELTNISAVVPMTNAKDVKLSKTTETDKVVL, from the coding sequence atgacaaaaaacaatACTCAGTTTTTCCCCACTGCGTCGCCGAACACCACGTCGAAAATTCCCCAGCCAACCTGCCAGACGGACAACACCAGCTTGCAGGTCCCGCTGGCTATTTTCTATTCACTCTTCTTCCTGTTTGGGTTGTCTGGGAACCTGCTGGCTCTCTGGGTGTTTCTCCGAGTACATCCAAAGAAAAACTCTGTTCGCATTTTCCTCATTAACCTGGCTCTGGCTGACTTACTCCTTGTGATCTGCCTGCCTTTCCGAGTGATTTACCATTCCAACAATGACCGGTGGGTGCTGCCGTCATTATTGTGCACGATGGTGGGCATTATCTTTTACATGAACATGTACATTAGTATAGTCTTACTGGGCTTCATTAGTGTAGATCGTTATCTGAAGGTCCAGAGGTCGTCCTGTAGGCGGGTGTTCCTGCAAAGCCGGTGGAGTGTGCTTCTCTGCAATGTCATCTGGGCTGTGGCGTTTGTTTGTGGCATTTGCTTCATTGTCCTGGATACAGAGCATGGTGAATCCCAACAGTGCTTCCAATACAAACACCTGTATGAATCCAAATGGAAAGCCTATTTCAACTTTGCCATCGTGGGTATGTTTTGGCTGGTCTATGGTGCGTTGGTAATCTCCTACGGAAGGATCGGAATGAAACTCCTATCAGCCTCCAAAGAGAAACCAGATTTCCCAAATGCTGCCAAGTACAACAAAACAGCATGGAAGTCCTTCTTTGTgctctttctcttcacaatatgtTTTGTACCCTACCACTCTGTAAGGATTTTCTACATCATGTCACAGATAGCAAACACCTCTTGCGAGTGGATAAGTGTATTGGATAAGACCAATGAAGAAGTTCTGCTACTGTCTGCCTTTAATAGCTGTCTGGATCCAGTCATGTACTTTTTGTTCTGTAGTTCTATTCGCAAAGTGATTCTGAGGATAATCTGTAATAGGTTCCGTCAGCAAAACATCAGAGGACTGAACAGTTCTAGTAATACTCCACAAGAGCTGACAAATATCAGTGCAGTCGTGCCTATGACAAACGCTAAGGACGTCAAACTATCAAAGACAACAGAGACTGATAAAGTGGTGCTATGA